A single genomic interval of Coccidioides posadasii str. Silveira chromosome 1, complete sequence harbors:
- a CDS encoding uncharacterized protein (EggNog:ENOG410PIJB~COG:S): MAAKPLERYPLISQLCNVFGTDSTLLESAIAAAEQGEGGCFLRLEAHICFSKVSEANVDPPKPLLLGSIDLRNGQTLVTPEPSPGTGLEGQDLAHTDSHEERPITVLPCGNSKPAESSHPTQTDEYEGRKRRKVVGGLRLRPRTSCSREDDRDSSSYSSSQTEPVRQLRSETRFPQRSDSKKASRATGEPSSVDKLISGIWRQLHSNTELNWSTLATHATVGVSGEVTADVSGPSSKTAPTS; the protein is encoded by the exons ATGGCGGCGAAACCCCTAGAGCGATATCCCCTGATATCGCAGCTGTGTAATGTTTTTGGAACTGATTCGACCCTGCTTGAGTCCGCCATAGCTGCCGCTGAGCAAGGTGAAGGGGGTTGTTTTCTTCGTCTGGAGGCTCACATCTGTTTCTCCAAGGTCTCCGAGGCCAACGTCGACCCCCCGAAACCCCTACTCCTG GGTTCGATTGACCTTCGAAACGGTCAGACTCTAGTCACTCCTGAACCATCTCCTGGCACTGGGCTCGAAGGTCAG GACTTAGCACACACCGACAGCCATGAAGAAAGGCCAATCACCGTGCTACCTTGTGGCAATTCTAAACCGGCAGAATCAAGTCATCCAACGCAAACAGACGAGTACGAGGGCCGAAAACGCCGCAAGGTTGTTGGTGGCCTTCGACTTCGACCTCGGACTTCCTGTTCCCGAGAAGATGATCGTGATTCAAGCTCGTATTCGAGCTCTCAAACGGAGCCAGTTCGCCAGCTGCGGAGCGAAACGAGGTTCCCCCAGCGGAGTGACTCGAAGAAGGCTTCTCGTGCAACAGGCGAGCCATCATCCGTCGACAAGCTCATCTCTGGGATATGGCGGCAACTCCATTCAAACACGGAGCTGAATTGGTCTACATTG GCCACGCATGCAACAGTTGGTGTCAGCGGTGAGGTCACCGCGGATGTGAGTGGCCCATCAAGTAAGACTGCACCGACTTCGTAA
- a CDS encoding uncharacterized protein (EggNog:ENOG410PIJB~COG:S), producing MIVQAYWTDCYEARIKSIRLERPTSSASETRIAALKEACSALGWGDKELRNKMAIWRGYKEIKDAGGWASLVFASSGVYRFCKYRTRIDDGLALRLQQIRSAVELAADTLHPKWRELLNVIGQGSVALYNGHPHEWVIMPSRSVQHITSTYRHLQAEFLFKFIDESIIDRSLFGDIDPRYTPDIDQNTCQVCGQLQSDDTTLNRCACFPALFGAPRKPVPIQIFHTTNGKNNGVIARCDHERGAAIAEFVGFITNGIEDLDVMAGGSKMQGYQIFQGQMGNFTRFINHSCHPNSQFQKFYWRGREHIIVVSRGILAGNEITVDYSDHYWERLDKACLCGESSCRFPQRKVARRIPSRTDSDNVGNLN from the exons ATGATTGTACAAGCCTACTGGACTGATTGTTATGAAGCCCGCATAAAGTCTATCCGCCTGGAAAGGCCAACTAGCTCTGCGTCAGAAACCCGAATAGCTGCTCTGAAAGAGGCTTGCTCCGCTCTCGGATGGGGAGACAAGGAACTCCGAAATAAGAT GGCCATTTGGAGGGGTTACAAGGAAATCAAAGATGCTGGTGGCTGGGCCAGCCTCGTCTTTGCTAGCTCCGGCGTATATCGCTTCTGCAAATATCGAACACGAATAGACGATGGTTTAGCTTTGAGACTACAACAGATAAGATCGGCAGTTGAACTTGCAGCAGACACCCTGCATCCAAAATGGCGAGAGCTGCTCAACGTTATCGGTCAAGGATCTGTAGCTCTCTACAACGGACATCCACATGAGTGGGTTATAATGCCGAGTAGATCGGTTCAGCATATAACCTCAACCTATCGTCACCTCCAAGCAGAATTTTTGTTTAAGTTCATCGATGAGTCCATTATTGATCGCAGCCTCTTTGGCGACATCGATCCACGATATACACCTGATATTGACCAAAATACTTGCCAAGTCTGCGGACAGCTTCAGTCTGACGATACTACGCTTAATCGATGTGCTTGTTTCCCTGCATTGTTCGGGGCTCCTCGGAAGCCAGTCCCCATTCAGATCTTTCACACTACAAATGGCAAGAACAACGGTGTCATAGCTCGCTGT GATCACGAGAGGGGAGCTGCAATCGCGGAGTTTGTCGGATTCATAACAAACGGGATTGAGGACCTAGATGTAATGGCGGGTGGTTCGAAGATGCAGGGTTATCAAATTTTTCAGGGGCAGATGG GCAACTTTACTCGCTTCATCAACCATTCCTGTCATCCGAACAGCCAGTTTCAAAAATTTTATTGGCGCGGCAGAGAGCATATTATCGTGGTCTCCCGCGGCATACTAGCTGGGAATGAAATCACGGTGGATTACTCCGATCACTACTGGGAGCGGCTGGACAAGGCATGTCTCTGCGGGGAATCCAGCTGTCGATTTCCTCAGCGAAAGGTTGCAAGACGAATACCTAGTAGGACGGATTCAGATAATGTAGGCAATCTAAATTAA
- a CDS encoding uncharacterized protein (EggNog:ENOG410PKD4~COG:A~BUSCO:13322at33183), protein MASPPFEAVPQFSLSTVLGALTDSISSALSSLPSNTPHEESGDGASILPPVDGISLLDTKNEILLSYLQNLVFLLLLQVRQVSAPQPAPGTTRRNVVGSQPDEVIKKLTELRVYLERGTKPLEGKLKYQIDKVLKATDDAERAQRSSLAKKPRTRRENIGSDDDDNSSAESDFSDEGTELDSEEDEEIDELAYRPNLAAFSRGAQDTAEKAASQKSNAADGIYRPPKIKPTALPAEFSDRRSDREGRRPGKSRVIDEFVSAEMSAAPTAEPSIGSTIRAGGREVRTLRQREIETERRTYEETNFVRLPKESKKDRAKKGGNKQGGFGGEDWRSLGEGADRIKRLTRRGRGSGGVLEKSRKRRLTEDGPRGDGINVGEGFEKRRKKIAGWKK, encoded by the coding sequence ATGGCGTCGCCTCCGTTCGAAGCTGTTCCCCAGTTCTCACTGTCCACCGTACTGGGAGCACTGACGGACTCCATCTCCAGTGCCCTTTCTTCCCTACCGTCCAATACACCCCACGAGGAGTCCGGAGACGGTGCGTCCATCCTCCCCCCGGTGGACGGCATTTCCCTCTTAGACACAAAAAATGAGATCCTACTCTCTTACCTTCAGAATTTAGtgtttctccttctcctgcAGGTCCGGCAGGTGTCTGCCCCCCAGCCCGCGCCGGGCACCACACGCCGCAATGTTGTGGGTTCTCAGCCTGACGAAGTGATAAAAAAATTGACAGAGCTACGCGTATACCTCGAAAGGGGCACCAAGCCTCTCGAGGGCAAGTTAAAATATCAGATCGATAAAGTTCTAAAGGCAACAGACGACGCGGAGAGGGCCCAGAGAAGCTCTCTAGCAAAGAAGCCACGCACCCGGCGAGAAAATATAGGAAgtgacgacgacgacaactCCTCTGCAGAGAGTGATTTCAGTGACGAAGGCACAGAACTAGACAGcgaagaggatgaagagaTCGACGAACTTGCCTATCGGCCAAATCTCGCTGCATTCTCGAGAGGTGCACAGGACACAGCTGAAAAAGCAGCATCTCAAAAGTCGAACGCCGCCGATGGCATATATCGACCTCCAAAGATTAAACCGACTGCATTGCCGGCAGAGTTCTCCGATCGCCGTTCCGATCGTGAAGGTCGCCGGCCCGGTAAATCTCGCGTCATCGACGAATTCGTGAGCGCAGAGATGTCTGCTGCGCCAACGGCAGAACCCAGCATTGGCAGTACGATCAGGGCCGGTGGAAGGGAAGTCCGCACGCTGCGCCAAAGAGAAATTGAAACCGAGCGGCGAACATACGAAGAAACCAACTTCGTCCGTCTACCAAAGGAGAGTAAGAAAGATCGAGCAAAGAAAGGGGGGAACAAACAAGGCGGTTTCGGCGGCGAGGATTGGAGAAGCCTCGGAGAGGGAGCAGATCGAATTAAACGCCTCACTCGTCGGGGTCGAGGAAGCGGCGGGGTGCTAGAGAAGAGCAGGAAGAGACGGCTTACGGAGGATGGGCCTCGCGGTGATGGTATCAATGTCGGCGAAGGATTCGAGAAACGACGGAAGAAAATTGCGGGATGGAAGAAATAg
- a CDS encoding uncharacterized protein (EggNog:ENOG410PSHK~COG:S~TransMembrane:2 (o91-112i188-218o)), with the protein MEDPVVEIRHVVHLLTQSTPSVQRRTIERYYTPSASFIHPFCRTGSFSGSRWLIIWIYRFYKIMSPHIDLKVESVAFDAENLLLYVTISQVFRIFFIPFYVAPVTLTTVLTLTTSRSSHDNQHRDRDTLLSATTANSDRDNDDTLSHLQPGSVAASDPGQGSPELSSQTLYYISVQNDLYQTSEFIKFILPFGIGSILVFLWHSLATFISVGCALILWPSTFVEEPRL; encoded by the exons ATGGAAGACCCAG TCGTGGAAATCCGTCATGTCGTCCATTTGCTTACCCAGTCCACGCCATCCGTCCAACGGCGCACGATCGAAAGGTACTATACACCGTCGGCATCGTTTATACACCCGTTCTGTCGCACTGGGTCATTTTCGGGCAGTAGGTGGTTGATCATCTGGATATATCGGTTTTACAAGATCATGTCACCTCACATTGACCTGAAAGTGGAGTCTGTGG CATTTGATGCCGAGAATTTACTTCTATACGTAACAATCTCACAAGTATTCCGCATCTTTTTCATACCGTTCTACGTCGCACCCGTCACTCTCACCACTGTACTTACGCTCACCACTTCCCGGTCTAGTCACGATAATCAACATCGTGACAGGGATACATTACTGTCAGCCACCACCGCCAACAGTGACCGCGACAATGACGACACCTTATCCCACTTGCAACCAGGATCCGTCGCTGCCTCGGATCCTGGCCAAGGCTCTCCCGAATTGAGTTCCCAAACCTTATACTATATTTCCGTCCAGAACGACCTTTATCAAACTTCTGAATTCATAAAATTTATCCTTCCGTTCGGCATAGGCAGCATACTTGTCTTCTTATGGCATTCGCTGGCAACATTCATCAGCGTGGGATGTGCTCTTATCCTCTGGCCGAGTACTTTTGTGGAAGAGCCTAGACTGTGA
- a CDS encoding uncharacterized protein (EggNog:ENOG410PIG4~COG:Q~TransMembrane:4 (i44-68o438-462i482-505o517-534i)), which produces MWILDRVDAVAEPATVAPVLIPPLSFSHIICVSNMNLLQTLDRLFWTAVSYPLVVLYVFLQDILSLVFAPTPPPPNKGAKLQRPRVAIIGAGLTGVSSAAHCVGHGFDVQIFEARSKAKGLGGIWSRVNTTSALQIHSIMFRFHPSVRWESAYPKQEKIKGQIISLWDRYGLEDRTLFNTPVKSLRQNRNGKWVINDAESKYGDFDGVIAAIGSCGDPKMPSLPGQENFRGQIYHSSNLDGKDAKDKRVMVIGGGASAIEALEWAVEAGAARIDVLSRSDKWVIPRNVIVDVLLACNILGQETRLSWIPETLLRKFFYRDLEDISPSDKGVFMDTPTVNSQLFQLIREGKARWLRGDVVTVAKNGIRFNHRARGVPKSGPGHDIFVEGDIIIMATGFTRPSLSFLPSEAFKSPYGPPNWYLQVFPPGFPSICANNSTYIHAIATAGNYHIGIYTRMLLMFLVDPLTRPTDFWMKRWIDMTRLLKNFAPTGAFDFFTYSELLYWFVFVVLVNPFRWKWAFFVFMGIGVALPMAVVKTEEGLIEEVHLK; this is translated from the exons ATGTGGATTTTAGACCGCGTCGATGCTGTAGCCGAACCTGCGACTGTTGCGCCTGTCCTGATCCCACCGCTGTCATTCTCTCATATCATCTGTGTTAGCAATATGAACTTGCTCCAAACCCTCGATCGCCTCTTTTGGACGGCCGTCAGCTATCCACTCGTTGTACTCTACGTTTTCTTACAGGACATCCTGAGCCTTGTTTTCGCTCCCACCCCCCCGCCGCCCAATAAGGGTGCGAAGCTCCAGCGTCCCCGAGTTGCCATCATTGGTGCCGGCCTGACCGGTGTCTCTTCCGCTGCTCATTGCGTGGGCCACGGTTTCGATGTCCAGATCTTCGAGGCTCGCTCGAAGGCAAAGGGTTTAGGTGGTATTTGGAGT AGAGTAAATACAACTTCCGCTCTTCAGATTCACAGCATCATGTTCCGATTCCATCCGTCAGTCAGATGGGAGAGTGCATACCCGAAGCAGGAGAAGATTAAGGGTCAAATTATCTCCCTGTGGGACCGGTATGGCCTCGAGGACCGCACGTTATTTAATACACCGGTCAAGTCTCTAAGGCAAAATCGTAACGGAAAATGGGTCATCAACGATGCTGAATCAAAATATGGCGATTTTGATGGCGTCATCGCCGCCATTGGCAGCTGTGGTGACCCTAAGATGCCTTCGCTTCCAGGCCAGGAGAATTTCAGAGGCCAAATATACCATTCGTCTAATCTGGATGGAAAAGACGCCAAAGATAAACGCGTTATGGTGATCGGAGGTGGCGCTAGTGCCATCGAAGCCTTGGAATGGGCTGTGGAGGCTGGTGCTGCTAGAATTGACGTGCTCTCTCGTTCCGATAAGTGGGTTATCCCGCGAAATGTCATCGTTGACGTCCTACTGGCATGCAATATTCTCGGTCAAGAGACCCGTTTGTCGTGGATTCCTGAAACCTTGCTTCGGAAGTTCTTCTACCGTGATCTCGAAGATATCTCTCCCTCCGATAAAGGGGTCTTCATGGACACGCCTACCGTCAACTCGCAGTTATTCCAGCTGATTCGTGAAGGTAAAGCTCGCTGGCTTCGAGGCGATGTCGTCACCGTGGCCAAAAATGGTATCCGCTTTAATCATCGTGCCAGAGGCGTGCCCAAGTCTGGACCGGGCCACGATATATTCGTTGAGGGGGACATCATCATAATGGCGACCGGATTTACCAGGCCGTCGCTCTCGTTCCTCCCGTCGGAAGCATTCAAGTCCCCCTATGGCCCTCCTAATTGGTATCTCCAGGTATTCCCGCCTGGCTTCCCCAGTATTTGTGCAAACAACAGCACATATATCCATGCCATTGCCACAGCTGGCAATTACCACATTGGTATTTACACTCGCATGCTCCTCATGTTCCTTGTGGACCCTTTGACCCGCCCCACGGACTTCTGGATGAAGCGCTGGATAGATATGACAAGACTTCTGAAAAATTTTGCTCCCACTGGAGCTTTTGATTTCTTCACTTATTCCGAACTCCTGTATTGGTTTGTCTTTGTGGTTTTAGTTAACCCATTTAGGTGGAAGTGGgcattttttgtttttatgGGCATCGGGGTTGCTTTGCCGATGGCTGTAGTCAAAACAGAGGAAGGGCTAATAGAAGAGGTACATTTGAAATAA
- a CDS encoding uncharacterized protein (EggNog:ENOG410PKD1~COG:D~BUSCO:3890at33183), which produces MWNSPAPETPVFNNFLSGLQEIIRARDGAKLQDFLQLEPPLAPIYNQMVDELRQAYPSASGKDERLLAKCESLLPASASTSPWNAFPLFMRLYFTFLRDVNLDNLLETYELLRTLLNQCIVALGDSQYGVILLPTVLYLCKVLAKFAIGLDRRPELIAHLLREGADAEGATEKVTLVEKSANVVREAFIRCLTDRTGTLGRPEGKRIGIYLLANLCLKLLFKCGKLRNAEQMFASINAQSPPLSYFPASQRVTYLYYLGRYLFSNNLFYPAQTALQSAYDQCHKQAVSQRRLILTYLISCNIILGRFPSMTLLQRPECDGLGERFVPLCQTIARGDVPAFREHLAVDSTNAGWFAQKGILLQLRNRCEILVWRSLARKVFIFAGFHGNPNAQSQRGPPPFLYLHKFEAAIQWLESRAKQQRQVAAARKRDSGGELISFPADSDFNDGASNGDNLARDSNCDDYINPAGYFDSSGEWVDVNNPRDLPEPDLHDSHLIDDGSGETFAYIVSTEQDIETTDPEGPSPLMRDLECILASLLNQDLMRGYLTHKNPRYAIPGSRVKGALPTGFPNVWQTIYARENEDDQVPGWVKPPNPFSGRASGASAGMGGRVVNLSGAKPISAMTG; this is translated from the exons ATGTGGAACTCGCCCGCTCCCGAGACTCCGGTCTTCAACAACTTTCTCTCAGGCCTGCAGGAGATCATCCGCGCCCGCGATGGCGCAAAACTTCAGGACTTTCTGCAGCTCGAACCTCCCCTGGCGCCGATCTACAACCAGATGGTCGATGAGTTGCGGCAGGCCTATCCCAGTGCCTCTGGCAAAGACGAACGCCTGCTGGCCAAATGCGAATCCCTGCTGCCCGCTTCGGCATCGACAAGCCCTTGGAACGCGTTCCCGTTGTTTATGCGGTTGTACTTTACGTTCTTGAGGGATGTCAACCTGGATAATCTACTGGAGACTTATGAATTGCTGAGAACCCTGTTGAA CCAGTGTATCGTCGCGCTCGGCGACAGCCAGTATGGCGTTATTCTCCTCCCAACCGTCCTGTACCTCTGCAAGGTTCTCGCAAAGTTCGCAATCGGCCTTGACCGTCGACCAGAACTTATTGCCCACCTGTTACGCGAAGGAGCCGACGCGGAGGGTGCGACGGAGAAGGTTACACTTGTGGAAAAGTCGGCCAATGTTGTCAGAGAGGCGTTTATCAGGTGCTTAACAGACCGTACCGGGACTCTGGGCAGACCAGAAGGAAAGAGAATAGGCATTTACCTCCTGGCGAACCTGTGCCTGAAGCTCTTGTTCAAG TGCGGCAAGCTCCGGAATGCCGAACAGATGTTCGCGAGTATCAACGCACAGTCCCCTCCGCTCTCCTATTTTCCTGCCTCGCAGAGAGTCACTTACCTCTACTACCTCGGGCGATACCTCTTTTCCAACAACCTCTTCTACCCAGCACAAACCGCATTGCAATCTGCATACGACCAATGCCACAAGCAAGCCGTGAGCCAGCGACGTTTGATTCTGACATACCTAATCTCGTGCAATATTATCCTCGGACGGTTTCCTTCCATGACCCTTCTCCAGAGACCCGAATGCGACGGACTCGGCGAGAGATTCGTACCATTGTGTCAAACCATTGCGCGTGGCGATGTCCCTGCATTCCGTGAACACCTCGCGGTGGATTCAACTAACGCGGGTTGGTTTGCACAAAAGGGAATATTATTGCAACTTCGAAATCGATGCGAAATCTTGGTCTGGCGTTCGCTGGCGCGAAAAGTTTTTATCTTTGCCGGCTTTCATGGCAATCCAAATGCACAATCCCAAAGAGGTCCCCCGCCTTTCCTCTATTTACACAAATTTGAAGCCGCCATCCAATGGCTAGAGTCCCGGGCAAAGCAGCAGCGCCAGGTTGCAGCCGCGAGGAAAAGAGACTCCGGCGGTGAGCTTATCTCCTTCCCCGCGGATTCCGATTTCAACGACGGTGCTTCCAATGGTGATAATCTAGCCAGGGATTCGAATTGCGACGACTACATAAATCCTGCCGGGTATTTTGACTCGTCGGGCGAATGGGTTGATGTCAATAACCCACGGGATCTGCCTGAGCCCGATCTACACGACTCTCACCTGATAGATGACGGCTCCGGGGAAACGTTTGCCTATATCGTCAGCACTGAGCAAGACATCGAAACCACCGACCCAGAAGGTCCATCACCCCTCATGCGTGATCTAGAATGTATACTCGCTTCTCTCCTCAACCAAGACCTCATGCGTGGGTACCTTACGCACAAGAATCCACGATACGCTATCCCCGGGTCACGGGTGAAAGGTGCACTTCCAACAGGATTTCCGAATGTCTGGCAAACCATCTACGCTCGAGAGAACGAAGATGACCAGGTTCCCGGTTGGGTCAAACCGCCAAATCCGTTCTCCGGAAGGGCCAGCGGTGCCTCTGCGGGAATGGGCGGTCGAGTGGTCAATCTGAGCGGTGCGAAGCCTATCAGTGCCATGACTGGATAA
- a CDS encoding uncharacterized protein (SECRETED:SignalP(1-21)~EggNog:ENOG410PXVD), with product MRLNFTAILIFISACIHGVCSLSCASDYEPCFAKGADRGASPPSIGDDMVGLYTDLVASVEGYSLKRDVLSVADPSSQGIAAGLLQRRDDERGSLCCWSGMQCLLLKGRKISFCWDRFTTNFFFPDSSHGSIATGIYVTSSQDTVNLILGNYTLSSGERGNIYSSSPGSKPNLSTLHLPSQFTASGEGTAIPGSELGAPAETATGPGQDGPRPTRATVTVTVSGGASATKSADAATLKSSQSYISAVISAILAALAM from the exons ATGCGCCTTAACTTCACGGCAATTCTGATCTTCATTAGCGCATGCATACACGGTGTCTGTTCTCTGTCCTGCGCGTCGGATTATGAGCCATGTTTTGCGAAAGGCGCAGACCGCGGTGCATCACCGCCCAGTATTGGAGATGACATGGTGGGGCTTTATACAGATTTGGTGGCCAGCGTGGAAGGATATTCGCTGAAGAGGGATGTTCTTTCAGTCGCGGACCCAAGTTCTCAAGGTATAGCGGCTGGTCTTTTGCAGCGTAGGGATGATGAGAGGGGTAGTTTATGCT GCTGGTCGGGAAtgcaatgtcttcttctgaaAGGGCGCAAGATCTCATTCTGCTGG GATCGCTTCACGACGAATTTCTTCTTTCCGGACTCCTCTCACGGCTCCATAGCGACGGGAATTTACGTTACCTCATCCCAAGACACCGTTAACCTCATCCTCGGTAACTACACTCTCTCGTCTGGCGAAAGGGGAAACATATACTCGTCCTCTCCCGGCTCCAAGCCAAATCTCAGCACGCTACATCTGCCCAGCCAGTTCACCGCAAGTGGAGAGGGTACGGCCATTCCGGGCAGCGAGCTGGGCGCGCCGGCGGAAACAGCGACAGGACCAGGACAGGATGGCCCTCGACCAACACGAGCAACTGTGACAGTCACAGTCAGCGGTGGGGCCTCCGCGACGAAGTCGGCTGATGCTGCGACACTCAAAAGCTCTCAGTCATATATATCTGCTGTCATCAGTGCGATTCTTGCTGCCCTAGCAATGTGA
- the SUB11 gene encoding Secreted subtilisin-like serine protease sub11 (EggNog:ENOG410Q5BT~COG:O~MEROPS:MER0005078), whose protein sequence is MSSHTEEWFSARHDIPCCCRRDSRRLVRYKDLWRSHFPWVSLVSSSRYNQSNSPGRAHALFTMSIMKIATLFFAALSAVEAAKLLTPSDKRDIVPDSYIVVMKDNVSPLKFDSHMSWATNVHHANLARQGSTATGGLKHVYRIDGWQGYSGSFARETIDRILENDDVDYVEPDRRVHLTALTTQPNAPSWGLGRISHRNNGNSNFVYDDRAGEGITFYGVDTGIDINHPDFGGRAVWGTNTAGGSDSDGHGHGTHTAGTVAGASYGIAKKAKLVAVKVLSEGGTGQWSGIIEGINWSVNHARANNALGKAVMNMSLGGRLSTSVNQATTRAQRAGIFIAVAAGNEDSDAANTSPASAEDVCTVAASTEQDGRASFSNWGSMVEIYAPGTNIVSTTPGGNTGKMSGTSMAAPHVAGVGAAIMASEGISPSEVCSRLVEIGLEQISNPGSGTTNKLLYNNSGR, encoded by the exons ATGTCAAGTCATACGGAAGAGTGGTTCTCTGCCCGGCATGACATTCCGTGTTGCTGCCGTCGAGATTCGAGACGCCTAGTTAGGTATAAAGACCTTTGGCGAAGCCACTTCCCTtgggtgtctctggtttCGTCTTCCCGTTATAATCAATCCAACTCCCCTGGACGTGCACATGCCCTTTTCACCATGAGCATCATGAAGATCGCCACACTCTTTTTTGCAGCACTTTCGGCCGTTGAGGCCGCAAAGCTGCTAACTCCCTCTGACAAGAGGGATATCGTTCCTGATTCCTATATTGTTGTGATGAAGGACAATGTTTCGCCGCTCAAGTTTGACTCTCACATGAGCTGGGCTACCAACGTTCACCATGCGAACCTTGCTAGACAAGGATCGACCGCCACTGGTGGCCTTAAACACGTTTACAGAATTGATGGTTGGCAAGGGTACAGCGGATCATTTGCCCGAGAGACCATTGATAGAATCCTCGAAAATGACGAT GTTGACTACGTTGAGCCTGACCGCCGCGTTCATTTGACTGCTCTAACAACCCAGCCAAATGCACCATCTTGGGGTCTCGGGAGAATTTCACACCGTAACAACGGAAATTCGAATTTCGTTTATGATGACAGGGCTGGCGAAGGCATCACTTTTTATGGCGTGGACACGGGAATCGATATCAACCATCCTGACTTTGGAGGCCGCGCTGTTTGGGGTACCAACACCGCAGGTGGATCGGACAGTGATGGTCATGGCCACGGAACCCACACGGCAGGGACTGTCGCAGGAGCTTCATACGGTATTGCCAAAAAGGCCAAGTTAGTCGCTGTAAAAGTCTTAAGTGAGGGAGGTACTGGCCAATGGAGCGGCATCATCGAAGGTATTAACTGGAGCGTTAATCATGCGCGCGCGAACAACGCTCTTGGAAAAGCTGTCATGAACATGTCCCTTGGTGGGAGACTTTCCACCTCTGTGAACCAAGCTACCACTAGGGCCCAACGCGCCGGTATTTTCATTGCGGTTGCCGCTGGAAATGAAGAT AGCGATGCGGCAAACACTTCACCGGCCTCTGCTGAGGATGTCTGCACTGTTGCTGCCTCAACTGAACAAGACGGCAGGGCGTCTTTCTCCAACTGGGGAAGTATGG TCGAAATTTATGCCCCGGGCACAAATATTGTCTCTACGACTCCGGGAGGAAATACCGGGAAAATGTCCGGAACCTCCATGGCCGCTCCCCATGTTGCTGGTGTTGGCGCAGCTATTATGGCCTCCGAAGGCATTTCCCCCTCCGAAGTTTGCTCCCGCCTCGTAGAGATTGGGCTAGAACAGATCAGCAATCCTGGGAGTGGCACAACAAACAAGCTCCTTTATAATAACAGCGGTCGTTAG
- the CRC1 gene encoding carnitine transporter (EggNog:ENOG410PI0H~COG:C~TransMembrane:2 (i89-112o132-155i)~BUSCO:12616at33183), whose product MAESTTSPAISAQAPAASEIKKEAQAGVNATLAQVRSFVAGGVGGVCAVVVGHPFDLVKVRLQTAERGVYSGAIDVVKKTVAREGLARGLYAGVSAPLVGVTPMFAVSFWGYDLGKTLVRSFSTVPEINGTPQFSIAQISAAGFFSAIPMTLITAPFERVKVLLQIQGQNPPPAGQKPKYSGGVDVVRQLYKEGGIRSVFRGSAMTLARDGPGSAAYFAAYEYIKRSLTPKDENGNVTGELSLTAILTAGGAAGVAMWIPVFPVDTIKSRLQSAEGRPTIGGTIRGVYASGGLKAFFPGFGPALARAVPANAATFLGVELAHKAMTKLFD is encoded by the exons ATGGCAGAGAGTACAACTTCACCAGCCATATCCGCGCAAGCTCCGGCGGCAAGCgagatcaagaaagaagCGCAGGCTGGTGTTAACGCCACCCTCGCGCAGGTGCGGTCCTTTGTCGCGGGTGGTGTTGGCGGAGTGTGCGCTGTCGTCGTCGGTCATCCCTTCGATCTCGTGAAGGTACGACTGCAAACCGCGGAAAGGGGGGTTTACTCCGGCGCCATCGATGTTGTAAAGAAGACAGTTGCGCGGGAAGGCCTTGCAAGA GGTCTGTATGCTGGCGTATCAGCGCCGCTTGTTGGAGTTACGCCGATGT TTGCTGTTAGCTTTTGG GGATACGATCTGGGCAAAACCCTCGTCCGCTCTTTCTCCACTGTCCCCGAGATCAATGGCACCCCCCAGTTCTCCATTGCCCAGATTTCCGCAGCTGGCTTCTTCTCCGCTATTCCCATGACTCTGATCACAGCGCCATTTGAGCGTGTCAAGGTTTTACTCCAGATTCAAGGACAAAACCCACCACCTGCCGGCCAGAAGCCCAAGTATTCCGGTGGTGTTGATGTGGTTCGGCAGTTGTACAAAGAGGGCGGTATTCGAAGCGTTTTCCGGGGAAGCGCCATGACCCTGGCTCGCGATGGACCAGGTTCTGCCGCATACTTCGCTGCATACGAGTATATCAAGCGCAGCTTGACGCCAAAGGATGAGAACGGCAATGTTACTGGTGAACTCTCGCTTACGGCCATCCTCACTGCTGGCGGTGCCGCTGGTGTGGCAATGTGGATTCCTGTGTTCCCAGTTGATACCATCAAGTCTCGCTTACAGAGTGCTGAGGGTCGTCCTACGATTGGAGGTACCATCCGCGGAGTGTACGCCAGCGGAGGCCTCAAAGCTTTCTTCCCTGGTTTCGGGCCGGCGCTGGCTCGAGCCGTCCCCGCCAATGCTGCCACTTT CTTGGGTGTTGAACTCGCACATAAAGCCATGACGAAATTATTCGACTAA